A window from Pseudomonas kribbensis encodes these proteins:
- the bamB gene encoding outer membrane protein assembly factor BamB: protein MRDVIGWKHAALLALAILATGCSSNSTKELPPAELTSFKEEVVLHKVWSRSIGDGQGETYNMLVPAIDGDTIYAADVTGIVMAMDRSNGDVKWKKELDVPVSGAVGVGYGLVLVGTLRGDVIALDTINGEEKWRARVTSEVLAPPASNGDIVVVQTQDDRLIGLDASTGHQRWVYDSTPAVLTLRGTSAPLATNRLAVAGLSTGKVVALDISNGVPVWEQRIAIPQGRSELERVVDIDGGLLLSGGTLYVASYQGRVAALDLESGRQLWQRDASSYAGIAQGFGNVYVSLSSGTVEGVDERSTTALWTNDSLARRQLSAPEVFSSYVAVGDLEGYLHLLSQVDGRFVGRERIDSDGLRARPLVVGDTIYVYGNSGKLEALTIK from the coding sequence ATGCGTGACGTGATCGGTTGGAAGCATGCAGCATTGCTGGCTCTGGCCATTCTGGCCACGGGTTGCAGCAGCAACAGCACAAAAGAACTGCCACCAGCCGAACTGACTTCCTTCAAGGAAGAAGTGGTTCTGCACAAAGTGTGGAGCCGTTCGATCGGTGACGGTCAGGGCGAAACCTACAACATGCTGGTGCCGGCGATCGATGGTGACACCATCTACGCCGCCGACGTGACCGGCATCGTGATGGCCATGGATCGCAGCAACGGCGACGTGAAGTGGAAGAAAGAACTGGATGTGCCTGTCTCCGGCGCCGTCGGCGTGGGTTACGGTCTGGTTCTGGTCGGCACGCTGCGTGGCGACGTGATCGCTCTCGACACCATCAACGGTGAAGAGAAGTGGCGCGCTCGCGTGACCAGTGAAGTATTGGCGCCACCAGCCAGCAACGGCGACATCGTGGTCGTGCAGACCCAGGACGATCGTCTGATCGGTCTGGATGCATCCACCGGTCACCAGCGCTGGGTGTATGACAGCACCCCGGCCGTACTGACCCTGCGTGGCACCAGTGCACCGCTCGCGACCAACCGCCTCGCGGTGGCTGGCCTGTCGACCGGTAAAGTGGTCGCTCTGGACATTTCCAACGGCGTGCCGGTCTGGGAACAACGGATCGCGATTCCACAAGGTCGTTCGGAACTGGAGCGCGTGGTCGACATCGACGGCGGTCTGCTGCTGTCCGGCGGCACACTGTACGTTGCCAGCTATCAGGGTCGCGTTGCGGCACTGGACCTGGAAAGCGGCCGTCAACTGTGGCAGCGCGATGCGTCGAGCTACGCCGGTATCGCCCAGGGTTTCGGCAACGTCTACGTGAGCCTGTCTTCGGGCACCGTTGAAGGCGTCGACGAGCGTTCGACCACTGCACTGTGGACCAACGACTCGCTGGCCCGCCGTCAACTGTCGGCTCCGGAAGTGTTCTCCAGCTACGTTGCAGTCGGTGACCTGGAAGGTTACCTGCATCTGCTGAGTCAGGTGGACGGCCGTTTCGTCGGCCGCGAGCGCATCGACAGCGACGGCCTGCGTGCCCGTCCGCTGGTGGTGGGTGACACGATTTACGTGTATGGCAACAGCGGCAAACTGGAAGCCCTGACCATCAAGTAA
- a CDS encoding tetratricopeptide repeat protein, producing the protein MSSTEDEQLADLKDWWTRNGKPLVTGGLLALVIVFGWQAFHKYQSNQSQGASVLYQQLLETTLTPDGKPDAARVADLAGKLNSEFGGTAYAQYGSLFVAKVAVDSGKLDDAATELKAIVAKPANAALGEIARQRLAQVLGAQNKADEALKLLEGDADKSFLATREELKGDLLVQLGRTDEANAAYQKAKAALSDEAAVGGLQIKLDDLAKGDA; encoded by the coding sequence GTGTCGAGTACCGAAGACGAACAGTTGGCGGATTTGAAGGACTGGTGGACACGCAACGGCAAACCTCTGGTCACTGGCGGCCTGTTGGCGCTGGTCATCGTGTTCGGCTGGCAGGCATTTCACAAGTATCAGAGCAACCAGTCGCAAGGCGCCTCGGTGCTCTATCAGCAATTGCTGGAAACCACGCTGACCCCGGACGGCAAGCCTGACGCTGCGCGCGTTGCGGATCTGGCCGGCAAGCTCAACAGCGAGTTCGGCGGTACTGCCTACGCGCAGTACGGCAGCCTGTTCGTGGCCAAGGTTGCGGTCGACAGCGGCAAGCTGGACGACGCGGCGACCGAACTGAAAGCCATCGTTGCCAAGCCGGCCAACGCGGCGCTGGGCGAAATCGCCCGTCAGCGTCTGGCGCAGGTGCTGGGTGCACAGAACAAGGCGGATGAAGCCCTGAAACTGCTTGAAGGCGATGCCGACAAGTCGTTCCTGGCGACTCGCGAAGAACTCAAGGGCGACCTGCTGGTACAGCTGGGCCGCACTGACGAAGCGAACGCGGCGTATCAAAAAGCCAAGGCGGCACTGTCGGATGAAGCGGCAGTCGGCGGCCTTCAAATCAAGCTGGACGACCTGGCCAAAGGGGATGCGTGA
- the ispG gene encoding flavodoxin-dependent (E)-4-hydroxy-3-methylbut-2-enyl-diphosphate synthase: MHGESPIKRRESRKIWVGNVPVGGDAPIAVQSMTNSDTNDVAATVAQINRLEAAGVDIVRVSVPDMDAAEAFGKIKQLVKVPLVADIHFDYKIALRVAELGVDCLRINPGNIGREDRVRAVVDAARDRGIPIRIGVNAGSLEKDLQKKYGEPTPAALVESALRHVEHLERLNFQDFKVSVKASDVFMAVEAYRLLAKEIVQPLHLGITEAGGLRSGTVKSAVGLGMLLAEGIGDTIRISLAADPVEEVKVGYDILKSLHLRSRGINFIACPSCSRQNFDVVKTMNELEGRLEDLLVPLDVAVIGCVVNGPGEAKEAHIGLTGGTPNLIYIDGKPSQKLTNDNLVDELEKLIREKAAEKVEADAAVIARG; encoded by the coding sequence ATGCACGGCGAATCTCCAATCAAACGTCGCGAATCGCGCAAGATCTGGGTCGGTAACGTGCCTGTGGGCGGCGATGCACCTATCGCGGTGCAGAGCATGACCAACAGCGACACCAACGATGTCGCTGCCACCGTCGCCCAGATCAACCGTCTGGAAGCCGCTGGTGTCGACATCGTTCGCGTATCGGTGCCGGACATGGACGCCGCCGAGGCGTTCGGCAAGATCAAGCAACTGGTCAAGGTGCCGCTGGTTGCCGACATCCACTTCGACTACAAGATCGCTTTGCGCGTGGCCGAACTGGGTGTGGACTGCCTGCGCATCAACCCGGGCAACATCGGTCGCGAAGACCGCGTGCGTGCGGTGGTCGATGCCGCCCGTGACCGGGGGATTCCGATCCGCATCGGCGTCAATGCCGGTTCCCTGGAAAAAGACCTGCAGAAGAAATATGGCGAACCGACCCCGGCCGCGCTGGTCGAGTCCGCACTGCGTCACGTCGAACACCTCGAACGCCTGAATTTCCAGGACTTCAAGGTCAGCGTGAAGGCCTCCGACGTGTTCATGGCCGTTGAAGCCTACCGCCTGCTGGCGAAGGAAATCGTCCAGCCGCTGCACCTGGGCATCACCGAAGCCGGTGGATTGCGCTCCGGTACAGTGAAATCCGCCGTGGGCCTAGGTATGCTGCTCGCCGAGGGGATTGGCGATACCATCCGCATCTCGCTGGCGGCCGATCCGGTCGAGGAAGTGAAGGTCGGTTACGACATCCTCAAGTCTTTGCATCTGCGTTCCCGTGGCATCAACTTCATCGCCTGCCCGAGCTGCTCGCGGCAGAACTTCGATGTGGTCAAGACCATGAACGAGCTGGAAGGGCGCCTTGAAGACCTGCTGGTGCCGCTGGATGTTGCGGTGATCGGTTGCGTGGTCAACGGCCCCGGCGAAGCCAAGGAAGCCCATATCGGCTTGACCGGCGGTACGCCGAACCTGATTTACATCGACGGCAAGCCGTCGCAGAAACTGACGAATGACAATCTGGTGGACGAGCTGGAAAAGCTGATCCGCGAGAAAGCGGCCGAGAAGGTCGAAGCCGACGCAGCGGTCATCGCGCGCGGCTGA
- a CDS encoding amidohydrolase: MRDLSALPDLNLALIQTSLAWHDRQANLEHFDALLEQARGADLIILPEMFTTGFSMESETLAEAENGPTSKWMKAQAAKLNAVITGSVIIQAADGSHRNRLLWARPDGEVWHYDKRHLFRMAGEHNHYTPGERQVQFELKGWRIRPLICYDLRFPVWSRDAQDTDLLLYTANWPGARRLHWNRLLPARAIENLCYVAAVNRVGTDGKGFAYTGDSQVLDFQGETLLAAGEADGVFKAVLEAAPLAAYRERFPANLDADTFEFT, encoded by the coding sequence ATGCGTGATTTGAGTGCTTTGCCCGATCTCAACCTGGCGCTGATCCAGACCAGCCTGGCCTGGCATGATCGTCAGGCCAACCTCGAGCATTTCGACGCTTTGCTGGAGCAGGCGCGCGGGGCGGATCTGATCATTCTGCCGGAAATGTTCACCACCGGATTCTCCATGGAGTCCGAAACCCTGGCCGAAGCCGAAAACGGTCCGACCAGCAAATGGATGAAGGCACAGGCGGCGAAGCTCAATGCGGTGATCACCGGCAGCGTGATCATCCAGGCCGCCGACGGCAGCCATCGCAATCGCCTGCTATGGGCGCGCCCTGACGGCGAAGTGTGGCATTACGACAAGCGCCATCTGTTCCGCATGGCCGGCGAGCACAATCACTACACGCCCGGCGAACGCCAGGTGCAGTTCGAACTCAAGGGCTGGCGCATCCGGCCGCTGATTTGCTACGACTTGCGTTTCCCGGTGTGGAGCCGCGATGCACAAGACACCGACCTGCTGCTGTACACCGCCAACTGGCCGGGGGCGCGGCGTCTGCACTGGAACCGTTTGCTGCCGGCGCGGGCGATTGAAAACCTGTGCTACGTGGCGGCGGTGAATCGTGTTGGCACCGACGGCAAGGGTTTTGCCTACACCGGCGACAGTCAGGTGCTGGACTTCCAGGGCGAGACCTTGCTGGCGGCGGGGGAGGCGGACGGGGTGTTCAAGGCTGTGCTGGAAGCTGCACCGCTGGCGGCTTACCGCGAGCGATTCCCGGCGAATCTGGATGCGGACACGTTCGAGTTCACCTGA
- the leuA gene encoding 2-isopropylmalate synthase translates to MSMLKDPSSKYRAFPVINLPDRTWPSKTIDAAPIWCSSDLRDGNQSLIEPMDAVKKLRFWKTLVQVGVKEIEASFPAASQTDFDFVRTLIEDGHIPDDTTIQVLTQGREDLIERTFESLRGAKKAIVHLYNATSPSFRRIVFNQDKDGIKAIAVNAAKLFVKYAAMQPDTEWTFEYSPETFSATELEFAKEVCDAVIEVWNPTPEHKIILNLPATVECATPNVYADQIEWFHRNINRRDSVIISLHTHNDRGTGVAATELGLMAGADRVEGCLFGNGERTGNVDLVTVALNMYTQGLDPQLDFSDIDGVRKVVEECNQIQVHPRHPYVGDLVHTAFSGSHQDAIRKGFAQQKPDTLWEVPYLPIDPADIGRSYEAVIRVNSQSGKGGIAYLLEQEYGISLPRRMQIEFSQVVQRETDRLGLEMTAQQIHSLLHTEYLQANTPYALVSHRLQEENGHSAVEVEVASKGQGETNLHWRGKGNGALEALVAGLPIPVEIMDYNEHAIGAGTNAKAAAYIELRVNGERAVHGVGIDENITTASFKALFSALNRSLSQPEAKAA, encoded by the coding sequence ATGAGCATGCTCAAAGACCCGTCTTCGAAATACCGCGCGTTTCCTGTGATCAACCTGCCGGATCGCACCTGGCCGTCGAAAACCATCGATGCCGCGCCGATCTGGTGCAGCTCCGACCTGCGTGACGGCAACCAGTCGTTGATCGAGCCGATGGACGCGGTGAAAAAGCTGCGCTTCTGGAAAACCCTGGTGCAAGTGGGCGTGAAGGAAATCGAAGCGTCGTTCCCGGCCGCTTCGCAAACCGACTTCGACTTCGTGCGTACCCTGATCGAAGACGGCCACATCCCGGACGACACCACTATTCAAGTGCTGACCCAGGGCCGTGAAGATCTGATCGAGCGCACCTTCGAATCCCTGCGCGGGGCGAAAAAGGCGATCGTTCACCTGTACAACGCCACTTCCCCGTCTTTCCGTCGCATCGTGTTCAATCAGGACAAGGACGGCATCAAGGCCATCGCCGTGAACGCCGCCAAGCTGTTCGTCAAATACGCCGCCATGCAGCCGGACACCGAGTGGACCTTCGAATACTCGCCGGAAACCTTCAGCGCCACCGAGCTGGAATTTGCCAAGGAAGTCTGTGACGCGGTGATCGAGGTCTGGAACCCGACGCCCGAGCACAAGATCATCCTCAACCTGCCGGCCACCGTTGAATGCGCGACCCCGAACGTCTATGCCGACCAGATCGAGTGGTTCCACCGCAACATCAACCGTCGTGACAGCGTGATCATCAGCCTGCACACCCACAACGACCGTGGCACCGGTGTGGCCGCCACCGAGCTGGGCCTGATGGCCGGTGCCGACCGCGTCGAAGGCTGCCTGTTCGGCAACGGCGAGCGTACCGGCAACGTCGACCTCGTGACCGTGGCACTGAACATGTACACCCAGGGCCTCGACCCGCAACTGGACTTCTCCGACATCGACGGTGTGCGCAAGGTCGTCGAAGAGTGCAACCAGATTCAGGTACACCCACGTCACCCGTACGTCGGCGACCTGGTGCACACCGCGTTCTCCGGCTCCCACCAGGACGCGATCCGCAAGGGCTTCGCTCAGCAGAAACCGGACACTCTGTGGGAAGTGCCGTACCTGCCGATCGACCCGGCCGACATCGGCCGCAGCTACGAGGCGGTGATCCGCGTCAACAGCCAGTCGGGCAAGGGCGGTATCGCCTACCTGCTGGAGCAGGAGTACGGCATCAGCCTGCCACGCCGCATGCAGATCGAGTTCAGCCAAGTCGTGCAGCGTGAAACCGATCGTCTGGGTCTGGAAATGACTGCCCAGCAGATCCACTCGCTGCTGCACACCGAGTACCTGCAAGCCAACACCCCGTATGCGCTGGTCAGCCATCGCCTGCAGGAAGAAAACGGCCACAGCGCCGTCGAAGTGGAAGTGGCAAGCAAGGGCCAGGGCGAGACCAACCTGCACTGGCGCGGCAAGGGCAACGGCGCGCTGGAAGCACTGGTGGCCGGCCTGCCGATTCCGGTGGAGATCATGGACTACAACGAACACGCCATCGGCGCGGGCACCAACGCCAAGGCAGCGGCTTACATCGAGCTGCGTGTGAATGGCGAACGTGCAGTGCACGGCGTGGGTATCGATGAAAACATCACCACCGCCAGCTTCAAGGCCCTGTTCAGCGCGCTGAACCGCTCGCTGAGCCAGCCGGAAGCGAAAGCGGCGTAA
- the der gene encoding ribosome biogenesis GTPase Der, translating into MVPVIALVGRPNVGKSTLFNRLTRTRDAIVGDLSGLTRDRQYGEAKWQGRSYILIDTGGISGDEHGMDEKMAEQSLLAIEEADVVLFLVDAKAGFTAADQMIGEHLRKRNKRSYVVANKVDNIDPEMARAEFAPMGMGDAIPIAGAHGRGITQLLEIALSEFPKDEDEPQEGEEQEEVAEGEEAKRIPGPSEKDGIKIAIIGRPNVGKSTLVNRMLGEERVIVYDQPGTTRDSIYIPFERNDEKYTLIDTAGVRKRGKIHEEVEKFSVVKTLQAIKDANVVIFVMDAREGVVDHDLNLLGFALESGRALVIALNKWDGMTPGERDYVKTELERRLFFVDFADIHFISALHGTGVGNLYASVQNSFKSAVTRWPTSRLTQILEDAVSEHQPPMVNGRRIKLRYAHLGGANPPLIVIHGNQIEKVPNSYVRYLENTYRRVLKLVGTPIRIEFKGGENPYEGNKNTLTDRQVNKKRRLMSHNKKASKKRRDKR; encoded by the coding sequence ATGGTTCCCGTAATCGCCCTGGTGGGCCGACCGAACGTCGGCAAGTCCACCTTGTTCAACCGCCTGACCAGGACTCGCGACGCCATCGTCGGCGACTTGTCCGGTCTGACCCGTGATCGCCAGTACGGTGAGGCCAAGTGGCAAGGGCGTTCCTACATTCTGATCGACACCGGCGGTATCTCCGGCGACGAACATGGTATGGACGAAAAAATGGCCGAGCAGTCGCTGCTGGCCATCGAAGAAGCGGATGTCGTTCTGTTCCTGGTAGATGCCAAGGCCGGTTTCACCGCCGCCGACCAGATGATCGGCGAACACCTGCGCAAGCGTAACAAGCGTTCCTACGTGGTCGCCAACAAGGTCGACAACATCGATCCGGAAATGGCCCGCGCCGAATTCGCGCCGATGGGCATGGGCGATGCGATCCCGATTGCCGGCGCCCATGGTCGCGGCATCACTCAATTGCTGGAAATCGCCCTGAGCGAATTCCCGAAAGATGAGGACGAGCCACAGGAAGGCGAGGAGCAGGAGGAAGTCGCCGAAGGCGAGGAAGCCAAGCGCATTCCAGGCCCGAGCGAAAAGGACGGCATCAAGATCGCCATCATCGGCCGGCCGAACGTCGGCAAGTCGACGCTGGTCAACCGCATGCTGGGTGAAGAGCGGGTGATCGTCTACGACCAGCCGGGCACCACCCGCGACAGTATCTACATCCCGTTCGAGCGTAACGACGAGAAGTACACACTGATCGACACTGCCGGTGTGCGCAAGCGCGGCAAGATCCACGAAGAAGTCGAAAAGTTCTCCGTGGTCAAAACCCTGCAGGCGATCAAAGACGCCAACGTGGTGATCTTCGTGATGGACGCCCGCGAAGGTGTGGTCGATCACGACCTCAACCTGCTGGGCTTTGCCCTTGAGTCCGGCCGTGCGTTGGTCATTGCGCTGAACAAGTGGGATGGCATGACACCGGGCGAGCGTGACTATGTGAAGACCGAACTGGAACGCCGGTTGTTCTTCGTCGACTTCGCCGACATCCACTTCATCTCGGCGCTGCACGGTACCGGCGTGGGCAACCTCTACGCTTCGGTGCAGAACTCGTTCAAGTCGGCGGTCACCCGCTGGCCGACCAGCCGCCTGACCCAGATCCTCGAAGACGCGGTCAGCGAGCACCAGCCACCGATGGTCAACGGCCGCCGGATCAAGCTGCGTTATGCCCACCTTGGTGGCGCCAACCCGCCGCTGATCGTGATCCACGGCAACCAGATCGAGAAAGTGCCGAATTCGTACGTGCGCTATCTGGAAAACACTTACCGTCGTGTGCTCAAGCTGGTCGGTACGCCGATCCGCATCGAGTTCAAGGGCGGCGAGAACCCGTACGAAGGCAACAAGAACACGCTGACCGACCGCCAGGTCAACAAGAAGCGTCGTTTGATGTCGCACAACAAGAAGGCCAGCAAGAAGCGCCGCGACAAGCGCTGA
- the hisS gene encoding histidine--tRNA ligase — protein MSKSLQAIRGMNDILPEQTPVWRYFEGTVSRLLDNYGYKQIRMPIVEFTELFKRSIGEVTDIVEKEMYTFDDRNGDSLTLRPEGTAACVRAVLEHGITGGGQVQKLWYIGPMFRHERPQKGRYRQFHQIGLEVFNLDGPDIDAELIIMTWRLWGELGIRDAVKLELNSLGTSESRGRYREALVEYLSAHHDKLDEDSQRRLKTNPLRVLDTKNADTQAVLVDAPKMADYLDEESRAHFEGLKARLDAVGIPYVLNPKLVRGLDYYSKTVFEWVTDKLGAQGTVCAGGRYDGLVEQMGGKPTPGVGFAMGIERLVLMLETLEQIPQELARQVDVYLCAFGEEAELAGLALAERVRDQLPNLRLQVNAGAGSFKSQFKKADKSGALFALILGDDEMAQQVVGFKPLRGQGEQQSIAWDALAAHLATCVVQG, from the coding sequence GTGAGCAAGTCCCTGCAAGCCATTCGTGGCATGAACGACATCCTGCCGGAACAGACCCCGGTATGGCGCTACTTCGAAGGCACCGTTTCGCGTTTGCTGGATAACTACGGTTACAAGCAGATCCGCATGCCGATCGTCGAATTCACCGAGCTGTTCAAGCGCTCGATCGGCGAAGTGACCGACATCGTCGAAAAAGAGATGTACACCTTCGACGACCGCAACGGCGACTCCCTGACCCTGCGTCCGGAAGGCACCGCTGCGTGCGTGCGTGCCGTGCTCGAGCATGGCATCACCGGCGGTGGCCAGGTGCAGAAACTCTGGTACATCGGTCCGATGTTCCGTCACGAGCGTCCGCAGAAAGGCCGTTATCGCCAGTTCCACCAGATCGGTCTGGAAGTCTTCAACCTCGACGGTCCGGACATCGACGCCGAATTGATCATCATGACCTGGCGCCTGTGGGGCGAGCTGGGCATCCGTGATGCGGTCAAGCTCGAACTCAACAGCCTGGGTACCAGCGAGTCCCGTGGCCGTTATCGTGAAGCGCTGGTCGAGTACCTCTCGGCGCACCATGACAAACTGGACGAAGACAGCCAGCGTCGCCTGAAAACCAACCCGCTGCGCGTGCTCGACACCAAAAATGCCGACACCCAGGCGGTGCTGGTCGATGCGCCGAAAATGGCGGATTACCTGGATGAAGAGTCCCGTGCTCACTTCGAAGGTCTGAAGGCCCGTCTGGATGCTGTCGGCATTCCTTACGTGCTCAACCCGAAACTGGTACGCGGTCTCGATTACTACAGCAAAACCGTATTCGAATGGGTCACCGACAAGCTCGGCGCCCAGGGCACCGTGTGCGCGGGCGGCCGTTACGACGGTCTGGTCGAGCAGATGGGCGGCAAGCCGACTCCGGGCGTCGGGTTCGCCATGGGCATCGAGCGCCTGGTGCTGATGCTGGAAACCCTGGAGCAGATCCCGCAAGAACTCGCCCGTCAGGTTGACGTCTACCTCTGCGCCTTCGGCGAAGAGGCAGAGCTGGCCGGTCTGGCCCTGGCCGAGCGTGTACGCGACCAGTTGCCGAACCTGCGCCTGCAGGTCAATGCCGGTGCCGGCAGCTTCAAGAGCCAGTTCAAGAAAGCCGACAAGAGCGGTGCGCTGTTCGCACTGATCCTCGGTGACGACGAAATGGCCCAGCAAGTGGTAGGTTTCAAACCCCTGCGTGGCCAGGGCGAACAACAAAGCATTGCCTGGGATGCGCTTGCCGCTCACCTGGCCACCTGCGTCGTGCAGGGTTGA
- a CDS encoding pyridoxal phosphate-dependent aminotransferase codes for MINSKLPNVGITIFTQMSQLAAQTGAINLSQGFPDFDGPQSLRDAVGRHIASGHNQYSPMTGLPALRQQITAKIARSYGVNVDADHEVTVTPGATQAIFCAIQAVIHSGDEVIVFDPAYDSYEPSVELAGGRCVHVQLGLEDFSIDFDKLGAALSPRTRMIILNTPHNPSGALISRAELDQLASLIRDRDIYVISDEVYEHLVYDGVPHVSVLAHEELYQRAFVVSSFGKTYHVTGWKTGYVVAPPALTAELRKVHQYVSFCGVTPLQYALADYMAEHPEHVEELPGFYQAKRDLFCDLLAPSRFSFTRVTGTYFQLVDYSQIRPDLNDVEMAMWMTREHGVASIPVSVFYQNPPEGQRLVRLCFAKREETLREAAAKLCVI; via the coding sequence ATGATCAACAGCAAGCTGCCGAATGTCGGCATCACTATTTTCACGCAGATGTCTCAGCTCGCGGCACAGACCGGAGCCATCAACCTGTCCCAGGGTTTTCCCGATTTCGACGGCCCGCAGTCGCTGCGCGATGCGGTCGGTCGGCACATCGCCAGCGGCCATAACCAGTATTCGCCCATGACCGGCCTGCCGGCCCTGCGCCAGCAGATTACGGCGAAGATCGCCCGCAGCTATGGCGTGAATGTCGATGCCGATCACGAGGTGACCGTCACCCCCGGCGCAACCCAGGCGATCTTCTGTGCGATCCAGGCGGTTATCCACAGCGGCGATGAAGTCATCGTGTTCGACCCGGCCTATGACAGTTATGAGCCGTCGGTGGAGCTGGCCGGCGGGCGCTGCGTGCATGTGCAACTCGGTCTGGAGGATTTCTCCATCGACTTCGACAAGCTCGGTGCAGCGCTGAGCCCGCGCACGCGGATGATCATCCTCAACACCCCGCACAACCCCAGCGGCGCGCTGATCAGTCGCGCAGAGCTGGACCAGTTGGCGTCACTGATCCGTGATCGCGACATCTATGTGATCAGCGACGAAGTCTACGAACACCTGGTGTACGACGGCGTTCCGCATGTGAGCGTGCTGGCCCATGAAGAGCTGTATCAGCGCGCATTCGTGGTCAGCTCGTTCGGCAAGACCTATCACGTCACCGGCTGGAAAACCGGTTACGTCGTGGCGCCGCCAGCGCTGACTGCCGAGCTGCGCAAAGTGCACCAGTACGTCAGCTTCTGTGGCGTGACGCCGCTGCAATATGCGCTGGCCGATTACATGGCCGAGCATCCGGAACACGTCGAAGAGCTGCCGGGTTTCTATCAGGCCAAGCGCGATCTGTTCTGTGATCTGCTGGCGCCGTCGCGATTCAGCTTCACCCGGGTCACCGGCACTTATTTCCAACTGGTTGATTACTCACAGATCCGTCCCGACCTGAACGATGTCGAGATGGCGATGTGGATGACTCGCGAGCATGGTGTGGCGAGCATCCCGGTGTCGGTGTTCTACCAGAATCCACCTGAAGGCCAGCGCCTGGTGCGGCTGTGCTTCGCCAAACGCGAGGAGACGCTGCGGGAAGCGGCGGCAAAACTATGCGTGATTTGA
- a CDS encoding peptidoglycan DD-metalloendopeptidase family protein has translation MPRFLAPLLLLCLTFNAHADSYITRLLNKPVPGGVAVVDLGTAAQAPKVTYQGKPVLVVKEQNNWLAIVGVPLTVKPGAQQISSGGRNLNFTVGNKKYPEQHITLKNTQQVNPNPANLKRIEGELAEQIKAYRSFSPNTPSNLLLDKPVNGPLSSKFGVRRFFNGEERNPHAGLDFAVPAGTPIKTPAAGKVILIGNYFFNGNTVFVDHGQGFISMFCHMSKIDVQNGQQLARGAVVGKVGATGRATGPHMHWNVSLNDARVDPAIFIGAFQP, from the coding sequence ATGCCGCGTTTTCTTGCTCCGCTGCTGTTGCTGTGCCTGACCTTCAATGCCCACGCCGACAGTTACATCACCCGCCTGCTGAACAAACCGGTGCCGGGCGGCGTGGCTGTCGTCGATCTGGGCACTGCCGCGCAGGCACCGAAAGTCACGTATCAGGGCAAACCGGTGCTGGTGGTCAAGGAACAGAACAACTGGCTGGCGATTGTCGGCGTTCCGTTGACCGTCAAACCCGGCGCTCAACAAATCAGCAGCGGCGGCCGAAACCTGAACTTCACCGTCGGCAACAAGAAGTACCCGGAACAGCACATCACCCTGAAGAACACCCAGCAGGTCAATCCGAACCCGGCGAACCTGAAGCGCATCGAGGGTGAACTGGCCGAGCAGATCAAGGCCTACCGCAGCTTCAGCCCGAACACTCCGAGTAACCTGTTGCTGGACAAGCCGGTCAACGGACCGCTGTCGAGCAAGTTCGGTGTGCGCCGGTTCTTCAACGGAGAAGAGCGCAATCCGCACGCCGGCCTCGACTTCGCGGTGCCGGCCGGCACACCGATCAAGACCCCGGCAGCGGGCAAGGTGATCCTGATCGGCAATTACTTCTTCAATGGCAACACCGTGTTCGTCGACCACGGCCAGGGCTTCATCAGCATGTTCTGCCACATGTCGAAGATCGATGTGCAAAACGGCCAGCAACTGGCGCGCGGCGCAGTGGTGGGCAAGGTGGGTGCCACAGGTCGGGCGACCGGGCCGCATATGCACTGGAACGTCAGCCTGAACGATGCCCGGGTTGATCCGGCGATCTTTATCGGCGCATTTCAACCTTGA